The genomic window CCTTCGACGTCATGGTGATACTTGCGCGCCTGGCCATGATCTCGAATCATGCGGATTTTGGCGGCAATGCCGTCGTCGTCGGTGGTCACCGCCCCGGCTTCGCCGCAGGCCCCGAGGTTTTTCCCCGGATAGAAGCTGAATGCGGCCGCGGCGCCCATCGACCCGGCCCTGCACCAGGCGTTCCGTTTCCGCGAAAAGTATTCGGCGCCGTGCGCCTGGCAGGCATCCTCGACCACGATCAGCCGAAACCGGTCTGCAACGTCAAGGATCGCGTCCATGTCCGCCGTCTGGCCATAGAGATGCACGGGAACCACCGCCTTCACCGGGCGCCCGGTTCTCCGACTCACGGGGATTCCCGTGCGCGGGTCCGTGTCGCATTTCGTTTCCAGGTACTCGCGGAGCTGCTCCGGGCTCATGTTGTACGTGGACTCATCGATGTCCACGAAGTCGAAAACCGCCCCTGCCTGGGAAACGGCCTCGGTCGTGGCGATGAACGTGTTGGGCACGGTGAGCACCGTGTCCCCGCTGCCGACGCCCGCGGCCAGCAGCGCAAAACGCAGGGCGTCCGTGCCGCTGCCGACGCCTACGCAATGCCTGGTTCCGCAGAACCCGGCAAAGTCCTCCTCAAAACCCTGCACCATGGGCCCGCCGATGAATCCGGCCGTTTTCAGCGCCTGCCTGAACACGGCCACCAGATCTTCTTCCAGCTCGTGGTGAGGGGTCACCAGATCGAGAAACGGGATCTTCGCATCACTGTTCATCTTCGATAAGCCTCATGAATCGAGAAGGATTTCCAGCCGTTATGGCCCCGGGGGGGACGTCCCTGGTGACAACGCTGCCCGCGCCGACGATGGCGTTCTCGCCGATGGTGACGTTGGCCAGGATGGTTGCACCCGAACCGATGGAAGCCCCCCTCTTGACCAGGGTGTACTCCACTTTCCAGTCGCTCTCCGTCTGAAGCCCGCCGTCGGAATTCGTCGCACGCGGATACGTGTCGTTGACGAAGGTCACACCATGACCGATGAACACGTCGTCTTCGATGATGACTCCCTCGCAGATGAAGCTGTGGCTGGAAATCTTGCAGTTTCGCCCGATGCGGGCGTTCTTCTGCACCTCGACAAACGCGCCTATCTTGGTATTGTCGCCGATTTGGCATCCGTACAAATTGATGAATTTGGACAGCTTGACGTCCTTGCCCAGCCGGACGTCATCGGAAATGGACAGAAAGCTCATAGGTGAACCAGCTCCCCTCTGTTTTTCAGCGACCTGTCGGCGGCTTCGAGCATTTTCACCACCCGGTAGCCGGCTTCGCCGTCATTGAACGGCGTCCTGTCGTTCATCACGCAATCCACGAAGTAGTCGGTTTCCAGCTTGAGGGCTTCCTTCGTGTCCACCTTGGGTGCCCACATATCCCCCGAACGATAGCTCACGAGCAGGTTGTACACGTTTTCGCTGTTTTCGATCTTGACGCCCTTGTCGTACACCTTGATCTTCTCGTCGGCCTCAAGGTCGTTCCAGACCAGCATCCGCTTCTCGCCACCCACCAGGGTGGTTCTCACCTTGACCGGCGAGAGCCAGTTCACGTTCAAGTGGGCGATGACGTTGTTCTGGAAGTAGATGGTGGTGTAGGCCACGTATTCGTGTTCGCTGAAGTGGTTTTCCCCCGTTGCCACTATGGCTTCCGGGGTTTCCTTGATGACGTGGTCGATGATCGACAGATCGTGGGGCGCCAGGTCCCAGATGACGTTCACATCGTGTTGGAACAGTCCGAGGTTGACCCGCATGGAATCGTAATAGTAGAGGTTCCCCAGCGTTCCGTCATCGATCAGTTGCTTGATCTTTCTCACCGCACCGGTGAAAAGAAACGTGTGATCGACCATGATCTTGAGGTTTTTCTGGGCTGCCAGTTCTATCAGCTCTTCGGCTTCGTCCGTGGTCGCGGTGAACGGCTTTTCCACGAAGACGTGTTTCCCGTTGCGCAACACCTCCCTGGCGAGCTCGAAATGCGTCGACACCGGGGTGATCACCGCGATCGCGTCGATGTCCGTGGATGCGATGAATTTGCGGCAGTCAGTGGAAAGTTCCACGCCCGGATGCGCCTTCCGCGCACGTGCCAGTGCATCGGGATTGCCGTCACAAATCCCGGCCAGGCGGCATCCTTCCGTGATGCTGAAGTTCCTCGCTATATTTGGTCCCCAGTATCCGTATCCCAAAACACCGAGGCGAATCATATTCCCTCCTTCCACCCGTCCATCCGACGGGCATTCTCGGACCGTGCGAAGGGCTAGGCCGAAAGCCCCCCGACTCCGAACGGTCAGTATGCTCCCCTGCTCCTCAGAACGACCCACGGCGTCAACACGAGCAGCTTGATGTCCAGCCAAAGGGACCATCTTCGCGCATAACGGATGTCCAGACGGACCATCTCGTTGAAGGTGGTCCGGCTTCTGGCGGTGACCTGCCAGAGACCGGTTATTCCCGGCGTCATCTCCATGAGCCGGCGTCGATGCCAGGTGTCGTAGCACTCGAGCTCATAGGGGATCGGAGGCCTTGGTCCCACAAGGGACATTTCACCTTTCAGGACATTGATGAACTGAGGCAGCTCATCGAGGCTTGTCTTGCGAAGAAATCTTCCGATCGACGTGACCCGGGGATCGTGCTGAATCTTGAAAACCTGCTCCTCCCCCCGCGCGCACTCCTTCGCGGGCCGGTCGCCGGAGCCGATCAACTGCTTTATGTACTCCCGGTGTATCCCCGGGTCATTGTCCACGAACATCGATCGAAATTTATACATCATAAAAGGCTTGCCGAACTGCCCGACCCTGCTTTGCCTGAAAAAGACCGGGCCTTTGGAAGTCCATTTGATCAGTGCGGAGAGGGTCAGGAAAAGGGGGGAAAAAAGCACCAGGGCGAATAGGCTGCCCGCGATGTCAATCCCTCTCTTGACGGCCAGAGCGATCCTCTTGGAGGTGTTCTTCGTCTCGAGGTCCGGATAGAGCTTGAGGTCGGAGGAGTACCGCAGATTCGGTTTATCGAACTCTTCCGGGAACAGGTGTATCGTAATGTCGATGTCCTTCACCCTCTTGCCGTCCAGGTTGGTGGTGAGGTTTTCGCACACCCGGTCGAGAATCTTTCCGGCCGCGACCGCGCTGTCCGATTCACCCAGTTCCGTGAACAGGACTCCGAGAACGTCGTCACCCTTGTACCAACCCACGATGTCGGTCTCCCTGGTGGAAAAAGACAGGGAACAGATGACCTTCTTCCTCGGATTGTCTCCATTATAGCCGGAAGGAAGAACGGAAATGTCCAGGAGCATGAGCATGAACGGTCGCTTGGAGCGCTCCGCCCTCTTTCTTTCGAAAGCAAGCATCTCGTTGAAGTTTCCCTCCGGGTAGACACCGGTGGCGGGGTCCGTGACGGCTTCAACGGAGTCCTTCGAACGTTTCGAATGGACGCCGTACCGTCGGCTCAGTCTCTGAAAAAGCGATTCCATTGCTTTGGCTCCTGTTCATTTCAATCGCTTGTAGATGAATTGAGGAATGTGATAACGCCGCTTGTTGAAGGCGATCCCGATAATGTTTCCTCCCATTTTCGTGATCTGCTCCTTAACGCTCTCCACGACGGTCCATCTCGTTTTCTCCGCCTCGACCACCAGCACGACCCCATCGACCCTGGGAACGATGGCCAAAGCATCCGGGGACTTGGTCAAGGGCGTGGAATCGATCACCGTGAGGTCGAACCGGTGCCTCAGCGTTTCCCAGAAGGTTTCCAACGACTGCGAGTTGAAGATCTCGGGCGTGAAGGTGGACGTGTTGGAAGATTGGCCTATGTACAGATTCGTATCCTCCACCCGGTAGATCGCGCTGTCGATGTCCTGCCCTCGACTGACGCTTTCCTGCCAGCCCTGATTTCGCGAGTGAGGAAAGAACAGGTGGTGACAGGGATTGAACCGGTCGGCATCGAGCAGGAGAACGTTCTTTCGGATTCTGAACGCCGAGACCAGGGAAAACTCCCGTGCGATGGTGGAAGTTCCCTCGCCGAGGCGGGAACCGATGAATTGAATGATTTTTCTCTCCACTCCCGGAAGGCGCGCCTCGATTGCCTGGTACAGCTTCAGCATCTCTTCTTCCATGCCCGAAAACGGAGTGGGGCGGTGCGCAAACGTCACCGCAATTTCCGAATGCACCTCCGGTCTTTGCCTGGACGCATGTATCAAAGCTTCATAAATCTTTGTCATGGGTTACACCTCCGTGGGTTCCGATGAGCCGGGCAGACAGACATGCTTTGCGAATGGAAAAGCGTTCTTCAAAGCATGCGGGCATTTGCTGTACGGATTCTCCAGTCGCAACTCGAGCCGTCAACGAACCACACCCGGCACGGCAGCTTCTGCGCGTTCGGGCGGTTGGCTTATCCTGGGCAGGAACAGCTGCCCTCCGGCAAGTATCCGGTCGGCATCGGTAATCTGCGGGTTGTTTTGCCTGATCAACTCGAACAGGTGAGCATTGACGACGCCGTAGGTATCCCTGATTATGGAGCTCAGGGTCTCGCCCCTCTTGATGATGCGCGACGGAACTTCGATCGTTCGCGCCGGAGCGCTTTCATCCCGGCGGAACACCGATGGGACCTGGTCCGCCGAAACCGGTGGATTGCCGGCGGGCTGATGGACGGTGGCACCGGCAACGCCGACCGCCCCTGAATACGCCTCGGAGCGAACCGGTGGCGGGGCGGACACGGTCTGTGCGGACTCGGACTGGTCGAGACGCGGCTGCGGCTCCACTGTCGGTGTGTTCTTCGAGACCTCGGCGTTGCCGGTCTGCGGTATTTCAGGTTTCGCCGCGTCGACGGGCACGGGCATCCGGGTCGGCGTGCCGGTGACGGGAGCCATGCGAGCGGCGTCGCTCACAGTCGAGACCGCACGATCCCTGAACGCCCGGATCTCCGGAAGAAAACCTTTGACGGGAGCCAGTAGAAGCGCGCTCGCCCCCAATACCAGCAAAGCGGCCAGCGCTATCCCCCATCTGAGCCGAAGCATCCTTCGCCTGCCTTTGTAGTCGGCGATCACTTCTCGAACGATTCTGCGCCCGACGGGCTTTGCCTGGTATCCCAGCCCCGCAATCAATGTGTTGTCGCACAGAATGTTGATGACCCGCGGAATCCCTTTTGCCTCGTCAACGATCAGGTCCATCGCCCTCCGAGTAAAAACGCCTTCCCACCGGTCGGTCACCAGGGACAATCGATGCCGAATGTACATGATGCTCTCTTCACGGCTCAGCGGGACAATGTTGGAGCGGATGGCAATCCGTTGATTGAGCTGCCTCAGCTTGTCAAGGCCCAATTTTGCCTGGAATTCCGGCTGACCGATCAGGATCATCTGGATCAGCTTTTCCTTGGATGTTTCCAGATTGGACAGCATGCGCAGGTTTTCCAGGGTCTCGACCGGAACGTTCTGCGCCTCGTCCAGGATGAGAACGACATTGTTCCCCTGCTTGTATTCTTCGATCAGCGTCTTGTGAAGCTCATTGACCGTCTCGAAAGCATCTTCGGTTTTCGGGACGACCCCCAGTTCCGAGCAGATCACTTTGAGCAGACTCTGGAACGAGAGGTTCGCATTGAAGACATAAATCACTTTTTTCTTGGATGTGTGAGGGAGAGCCTGGCCCTCGAGATAGGACCTCAGGATGGTGGTCTTGCCGACACCGACCTCACCGGTGATCGCCACAAACCCTTTCCTCTGCTCGATCCCGTATATGATGGCCCCCAGAGCTTCCTTATGGGTTGGGCTCAGGAACAGGAATTCCGGGTCCGGAGTAATGTGGAACGGCCCCTTGTTGAATCCGTAATAGCTCAGATACATGATATTGAAGCCCTCCCTATGCTTTGTAGGGAATGGTGGTCAAAACGGGAATGTTCAGACACTGTTCGGTTTTCTGGGGTGAGCTCAACCCCTGGTTGATGAATTCAAGCGAGAATGCCAGCGTGAGCCCCCCCCCGATCCCCAGGAACGCGGCGAGGGCCAGGTAGAAGCTCACGCCCTTGGTCGGCCAGATCGGCAATTCGGAAGCCGACGCCTGCTCGATCACGTTGACGCTCGCCATCTTGTCCTGACTCATGTCTTCCGATACGCGGGCTTCCTCAAATCGCTTCTGATACAATTGATACATCTGTTCGTTGGCCGTCAGAGTCCTCTGCAAATCGCGCGCGGTCCTTTCCTGCTGGTCGAATTCCTGGATTCGCTTGTCCGCCAGTGTGACTTGGGCTTCAAGCTCTTTGCTTCTGACTTCCAGCGAGCTGACCTCCGCTTTCGTGCTGATGATTTCCTTCTGCAGGTCCTGGTAGAGAGTGTTCACTGCGGACCGTCCCCTGGCGGCGGTCTGCTTCTGCTTCTCGATGAACCCCTTGACCACCTGGATCTCGTTGCGAACGCTGGTCACAAACACATTGTTTTCCTTGTATTTCGAAAGAAGCTCCTGTTCTCTCCGCTGGAGCGTCACCAGTTGCATTTCGAGCTCATTTCTGGGGTCGTTTTCGGAGGCGACGGGCAGGCTCGCGGCGACGCCTTTGAGCTGGCTCTCCAGGGTGGACAGCTTCTGCCTCAGTTCCTTGACCAGGCTCTGAGTCGTCCTTGCGGTCGTTTCGAGGTTCATTCTCTCCTTGAGCAGCATGTCGCGCTGTTCGTCAAAGGCGAATACCTGGTGTTGCTGTTTGAACGCCTGCAACTCCCCTTCCGATCTCTTCAACCTGTCCAGGTATTCGGCGACCTTCTTGTCGAGCAGCTGCAGCGGTCGCGAATCGTGCAGGATCTCAACACGTCGCGCGATGTAGGCGGCGACCAGTGAATTCACCACCTTGGCGGCTGTCCCGGGATCGGCATTCTGGAAAGTGACCGTAATGAGGTTTGAGTTCCTGCCTGCCTGGACATGCAGGTCTCTTTCGAAGAACACCTTGGCATATTCGAGTTGCTTGACCGGCTCATCGGAAAACGCCCTCAGCTTGGGGTAGATGTTTTCAATCCCCAGGCTCTTCAGGAGTCTTTCCTTGAGGTCCGTGCTGGAGAGGATCGCCAATTCGGAATGGAGAATCTCCTGCAGACCGACCCGCACGGGAGTCTGCTCCCCGCTCACCATGGGGCTCTGATACTCCTGGCCGTAACGAAACATCAAGGTGGAGGATGCTTCATATTTTGCCGGCAGAAAGTAATAGACCAGCGGGGTAAGAATAACCGCGAGGCAAAATATGGAGATGATCATGTACTTGTGTTTGAAAAACACGATCAGGAGATCCCTTAGGTTGAAGGGCCGAGGTTTTCCATAAACCCCCGAACCAGCCGTATAAAACGAGACAGCGCGGTTTGACGCGGCCGTCGGTACACCTTGATTTCCAGGGATCGGTTTCTGTGTCATTTCAAAAGTCCCTTCACTACAGGATGGGTATGGCGATGGGTACGGGCGTCATGTTCTTGATGTACTGCTCGACCCAAAGATTGAGGTTTGCAATGGGCGATCTCGGGACGTAGACAATATCATGGGGTGCCACGAGGAAGTCCTGGGACATGTCCGTCCCGTCGTTTACCTTGTTGATGTCGGCCGTCATCACCACGGGCTTTCTCCCCGAGGCCGTTCGAATGACGATAATCTCATTCGTGCGCGCGGTTCTCGTTACCCCGCCGGCCTTCGCGATGGCCTGCCTCAGGGTCATCGGCCCTACGATGTCCTGAAGCCCGGGCGAAGTGACTTCACCATCCACGAACACTTTGTTCCCGCCGAAGTTGCGAACGATCACGGTGAGTTCGCACTTGGCCAGTTCCTGCGAGTATTTCTCCTTGAGCAGGTCGGTCAACTGTTGCGGGGTCAAACCGACCGCGGAGACCTCGCCGATCAGCTGCAAAGCGATCCGGCCATCGGGACGAACGATGATCTGTTCGTTCAACTCACTGTTGTAGAAAAACTTGACGTCCAGCTGATCGCCGTAGTTGATCGTGTATTCCTGGGCGGGATACGGAGCAATGGTCCCGGGTTGACCGACGGGCACCGGGTTCTTGACCACCGGCCCGCACCCCGCGAGCAGGAACAGGACAACTGAGCACACTTTTACGGAAAACAGTCTCGATTCGGTTGTTTTCATATGAATCTCCATGGAAATTGGTCAATTGCGGGATTGAGTTCATTTCCTCGTCTATATGTAACAAAGCTTTCGACAATCATATTTATCGACCTGAACAACCTTGAAAAATTCAAAGAACATGGTCATCCAAGATATTATCTTTATTATAATTTCTTTATACATATCCCAAATACCATGCAATCATATTTACTCTTTCCTTATTAGATAAAATCGATTATTAATAGTCCTGATCAATCACAATTAACTATCTACTTCGTCTTATATACTGCAATTATAAATCAATTATCTTCTATTATATGTTGTTTAATAAAATTATTTAAATCCATTTTTTGTTCAATGGAGAGCTCACCGAATTCTACACCACAACGCCTTGTTGCCAGAGAATACCATGAATCTTTATCAATCTGAATGTCGTAAATTACCTGACATTCTATCCGTCTCATATGCACAAAATGGCCATTAGTCGCAAATATTTTTATATATGAAAATCCGACAGTCTGTGGTTTTCTTGAAAGATAACGCACTGATATTCCATTGGAACTTATGTCTATTATCTGTCCAATGGTTATTGGTTCATCTTTTCTTATCAATACGGCAAATGAGCCTTCCTTGCCAACGTATCTTTTACTTCTCCTATGTTCTATCATAACTATATTTTCCTCTATAGGAATTATGTTATGGAGCATCAAATGCTCTTAAGCCTTTCGATCCACTCGTTGGCACCGTTTTCAGCAATCTTCGCCTGACCGCTATTGCCGCCGTTCCTCAACAATGCGCACTCCCCTTGCGCCTTCACTCGCTGAGTGTTCGTTGACCCGGTCCATGATCCTTCACGCTTCCACGATTTCGCCTCGAACCAGGCGCTGTCCGCCGCCGAGACTGCCGGCACCGTCGAGCCGACAACCGTTCCTCCGGCAGGAAGCCGAAGACAGAGCGGATGCTTCCATGTCGGAACGAGACGAACATGCCGGTTCGTTGAACCAAACACAGAGCTCGAACGCAACCGCCGGTGGGTTTCGGCACGGTTGCCGCCAGGCAGTTCCCGGGGCCTACCCGAGAGAGGCTATCCGGTATGGAGATCGACAGGGGGTCGATTCAGCGGTGTCGAGCGACACGGGACGGAAATTGCACGGTGAGCGTTTCGCTGGAAGACGGCTTCCACAAAAGGACTTAGGCTTCTCTGATCGGGCTGTTCACTCGCGATTGACCGGAGGGCTGGGGGAGTCTTGCCGTGGGCTCCGTGAAAACGGAGTCTGTCGGGCTCTCGTCCTCAAGTCCACAGGGTCGCAGCAAAAGGGCTAAAGCTCCGCCAACCAAGTTCCATCTCCCCGGTCCAACCCGTCGAAGGAACTGCCAAAATAGCTCGGCATTCTCGCAATTCTCAAAATCTAAAGGTTTAGCGACTGTGATCCTTATATGACATGCAAGAGAGGGGGAAAAGGACTAATCTATAGGGTAAAAATTGAGTATAACTTATCCCCAATATCGTATTAATATACGTTATATCAATTGGTTAATCTACTTCATGCGAACTTGTCGAAAGCTGCCGGCACCTGCATTTTTCTTCCGAAACGGCCCGCCGCCAAGGCAAGACGCACCCGCTGCCGTCCTTTGACAAAAGAGAAGCCGCCCGGGCTTCCTTTTCCGCGGGATGCCCATCCCCCCCGGATGTGACGGATTCGAGCCACGGAGGGCCGACCCAAAGGATGGGCTCCAGGGACGGGATGTTCGCGCTCCATCCGATTGGACGTTGACGGCGTTCCATCGTGCAAGTTATAATTTTACATGGAACTTGATATGGACGATTTCTTCCTGGATATCAAATGGTTGTCCACCTCAGCCCAACTTCTCTTCCACTTGCCTTTTCCTTTTTCCATGATGGACATATGGCTTCGGAACGGTGAGAACGGACCGTATGTCGGGCGAACCTGCACGTTCACGCACCGGCTGCCGGTCGGCCCGTTGCATGCGGGCAAAGGTTCTGCCGTTTGGTTCTCACGCATCGCGCGGGTAAGCAGCTCTTCCTTGTCCGGCAAGCACAAGGCGAGGGCCTGCCATCCAGAACATCATGGGGCATGCGTCGGTGAACACGACATGACGGTATATTCAAAACATCTCCGGGGATATCGGGGGCCCGATGGATTTGCTGAACGCAAATCCGGCGGAGGAAAAACCGGATTCCCCCAATGGATTCCTCCTAGGAATCTGAAAACCGTGCTGAGTACTGGTAGTCCCAAGGGGACTCGAACCCCTGTCTCCGGCGTGAGAGGCCAGTGTCCTAGGCCACTAGACGATGGGACCGGAAAAGCATGGCTGGGGGACTAGGATTCGAACCTAGGTAGGCAGATCCAGAGTCTGCAGTCCTGCCGCTGGACGATCCCCCAACGGAGAGTGAAATTTATCCAAAGTCCCGCTGCAAGTCAAGCGGAAAGCTCATCCGCATGCCGGGATGCCTTGCGCTTGTTCTGTCGCGGAAGTTACTCTATAATAAAACTTCAGCGGTTGCCTTTTGTATTCGCTGGAGTTCCCGGGATTATCGGGAGCGCAACACCGGCCGCAAGGTCCGTATTCACAACGCAGCGTAGTGCGGCGAGATTCGCCTGTGGCTGCCGTCCCGGCACGGATGCCGGCCACCCGAAGGGGCGCTGCGAAAAGACGTCCGGCGCACGTATGGCGCGAGAGGAAACCGTGCAAGCTCCGAAATCGGCGAACGCCTCCAGAATCCGCATGATGTTGCCCTCTACAACCGATGTCCACGGTTTCGACCTCGAACACTATCGTGCACGCATGTCCAAGTTCCTTGACCCGGCAGAAAGCGACAACCGCGTATTTTATGACGCTCTGCAGTATTCATACGACCTTCACAAGGGCCAGACGCGTAAATCCGGCGCCCCTTACATCAGTCACCCCTGTTCGGTAGCCGAAATCCTGGCGCGCGAACTGCATTTCCGGGACCCCCATCTGCTCGCCGCCGCCTTGCTTCACGATGTCGTGGAAGATATCCCGGGAATCACCCTCGAAGATATTCTGCGCCGTTTCGGAAGCCGCATCGCGGAACTGGTGGACGGATGCACCAAGTTGACCCGCCATCAACTGGACCGAGCCGCCCTGAAGGATCTTACGCACAGCAAGATTTTTCTCAGCGCCAGCCGCCGCCTCGGTGTCCTCATCATCAAGCTCGTGGATCGCCTCCACAATCTGAGAACGCTTCATTACCTTCCCCAGGCCAAGCGCCAGCGAATCGCGCAGGAAACGGTCGAGGTCTATGCCCCCATTGCCGCCCGGTTCAATATCTACCCGCTCAAGCGCGAGCTCTACCACCTTGCGCTATCCTACCTTTATCCGCGCAAGAGTAAGAAGATCCTCCAGCACGTGCGGGAGCTTCGAAATTCCGCGGAGGTTGTCGACATAGAAAACCGGCTCCGCGAGATCCTCCTGCAAGCCGGGGTCGCCGCAGACATTCGCCCTCGTCCCAAGGGGCTCGGCAGCTACTACAACGCACTGAAACGCACGCTCGACATCGGCAACCCCGAGAACTACTTCGATTTCGCCGTCGTTCTGGCCACCGGCGAAGATTTGAAATGCTACCTGGTCCTGGGAATCATCTGCAAGGACTTCGTGTCCATTCCCCGCAGCTTGAGGGACTTCATCGCCAATCCCAAGATCAACGGCTACCGGAGCCTGCACGTTCGGGTTCATGTGGGAGGACAGAACTACCTGATCAAGATCCGGACTGAAGAGATGGACCTCCAGGCTTCCTACGGCGTGCTCCAGGACTGGACCGCCCAGACTCCGATGAGCGATGACCACTGGGCGGAAATCAGCGACCTGCTGCGCACCATCGGCGAGTACGGCGGGGCGGGACCGCAGCGAAAAGAGTTGATTCGGCTCTCGGAAGCCGAAGAGATTTTCGTGTACAGTCCCCAGGGCGATATTTACTACTTGCCCAAGGGCAGCGTGGTGCTCGATTTTGCCTACAAAATCCACTCCGAACTGGGGGACCACTGCCAGGGAGCCCTCGTCAACGGCTTGTGGGAACCCCCGACCCGAGTCCTCAAGGATGCCGAAACCGTCGAAATCGTCACCTCACCCGACCTGCTCGATGTGGACCCCGACCTCGAACAGCTTTGCAAAACCCCCAGGGCGCGATCCTTTCTGAACCGCCACCTCCAGCACAGAAGGCAGCACTTCGCCCGGGAGATCGGCCGCCAGGTCCTGAGCCAGGAGCTTCGGCGTCACGGGTTCGGACCTGACGCACTCGACGACGAGACGGTAGCGCTTCTGCTCGAAGTCATCAATCTCAAGGATATTTCGGAGCTTTACACACGACTCGGCCAGGATCTCCTGTCCCCCGAGCTCGTTCTTTACTACCTGGAGGCGCCGCTGCACGCCAAGGACCGGCACCCCCATCACAGCCCTCATCCTCCGGACGAACGCAACGCCATCCTGGTCTCGGAGCTGGACAAGGCTTTTCACAAATTCGCTCGATGCTGCAACCCCTACCCCGGTCAGGAGAATGTGCTGGCCACGATCAGTGAGCGTGGAACGACCTTCCACGATCCGCGATGCGAAGACCTGAAGAGCCGTCACGGCCTTCAGCCTCAGCATCTGCTCGATGTCTGCTGGGACTTCGACGGCACCTGGCGTCACGTTCTCGTCTTTCAACTGCACATCCAGCAGCAGAGCATCTCGGACCTGCTGCCCCTCCTGGCCCGCATGCCTTCCACGGTCCGGATCCGGTATATCGAATCCGCCATCGGCAAACACAACGAGCCCACGGTCCGGCTGAGCGTGGCGCTCCACAGCTTCGCCGAAGCCCGGGAGCTGTTTCGGATTCTGCCCGAAGACCGTGTCTGCATCGATGAATACGGCCGCCAGGGAGCGTCCGCCAGAGTCCACACCGAGTGCCCCTACGTTCCGGATCGGGCGCGCTGAAGACCTTCCCGCACGGGCACGCCGTGAATCCGGCGTTCGATCCGCGCCACGGCGGGTCGCAGACCGGGATCGGCAGATGCCCGGCTCCGGCATGCGAACCCCAATTCCATTGCGCGCGGGCCTCTCGCGTATCGGGCGCCGATCCGATTCGTGCCGCGACTCGTCAAGCCGTCAACTCCTTTCCGTTATCCCATATCTGTTGCATTTTTAATGGATTTGTTTATTTTGTTCATAACGTCTTCCCGGAGCTGGAGGAAGGTGGTATTTGATGGAGTGGTATTCCAACACGGCCCGGTGCCGATCCGGATTGTTTCGCGACCGAGACCTTGACGGGCGCCGGTGTGTCGGAGAATCACATCGGTGAGTCATCTGGAAAGGAGACTACATGGAAGTTTTCCGGACAGGTAAGGCTGGGATTGTTTTTCGATGGATTCGGTTGTTTACGTTCGTTGTCGCTCTGCCCTGTTTCCTGCTGTTGTCGCAAAGCATCCCCTCCGCGCACGGAGCCGCATGGCAGCAGGGCCCTCCTTCGTTTGCCGATCTTGCCGAACAAGTCAAGCATGCGGT from Syntrophobacter fumaroxidans MPOB includes these protein-coding regions:
- a CDS encoding DegT/DnrJ/EryC1/StrS family aminotransferase — its product is MNSDAKIPFLDLVTPHHELEEDLVAVFRQALKTAGFIGGPMVQGFEEDFAGFCGTRHCVGVGSGTDALRFALLAAGVGSGDTVLTVPNTFIATTEAVSQAGAVFDFVDIDESTYNMSPEQLREYLETKCDTDPRTGIPVSRRTGRPVKAVVPVHLYGQTADMDAILDVADRFRLIVVEDACQAHGAEYFSRKRNAWCRAGSMGAAAAFSFYPGKNLGACGEAGAVTTDDDGIAAKIRMIRDHGQARKYHHDVEGYNGRLDAIQAGILRVKLRSVDRGNGMRREIAARYNRLLSASNGLIAPIEPSWSRAVYHLYVVRTRFRDDVLKYLSENGIVCGLHYPVPLHLQKAYAGIGYREGDFPVSEKVAKEILSLPMYPTLQAEQQARVIDGIKTFFSDH
- a CDS encoding acyltransferase, coding for MSFLSISDDVRLGKDVKLSKFINLYGCQIGDNTKIGAFVEVQKNARIGRNCKISSHSFICEGVIIEDDVFIGHGVTFVNDTYPRATNSDGGLQTESDWKVEYTLVKRGASIGSGATILANVTIGENAIVGAGSVVTRDVPPGAITAGNPSRFMRLIEDEQ
- a CDS encoding Gfo/Idh/MocA family protein yields the protein MIRLGVLGYGYWGPNIARNFSITEGCRLAGICDGNPDALARARKAHPGVELSTDCRKFIASTDIDAIAVITPVSTHFELAREVLRNGKHVFVEKPFTATTDEAEELIELAAQKNLKIMVDHTFLFTGAVRKIKQLIDDGTLGNLYYYDSMRVNLGLFQHDVNVIWDLAPHDLSIIDHVIKETPEAIVATGENHFSEHEYVAYTTIYFQNNVIAHLNVNWLSPVKVRTTLVGGEKRMLVWNDLEADEKIKVYDKGVKIENSENVYNLLVSYRSGDMWAPKVDTKEALKLETDYFVDCVMNDRTPFNDGEAGYRVVKMLEAADRSLKNRGELVHL
- a CDS encoding sugar transferase, with the protein product MESLFQRLSRRYGVHSKRSKDSVEAVTDPATGVYPEGNFNEMLAFERKRAERSKRPFMLMLLDISVLPSGYNGDNPRKKVICSLSFSTRETDIVGWYKGDDVLGVLFTELGESDSAVAAGKILDRVCENLTTNLDGKRVKDIDITIHLFPEEFDKPNLRYSSDLKLYPDLETKNTSKRIALAVKRGIDIAGSLFALVLFSPLFLTLSALIKWTSKGPVFFRQSRVGQFGKPFMMYKFRSMFVDNDPGIHREYIKQLIGSGDRPAKECARGEEQVFKIQHDPRVTSIGRFLRKTSLDELPQFINVLKGEMSLVGPRPPIPYELECYDTWHRRRLMEMTPGITGLWQVTARSRTTFNEMVRLDIRYARRWSLWLDIKLLVLTPWVVLRSRGAY
- a CDS encoding CpsD/CapB family tyrosine-protein kinase; amino-acid sequence: MTKIYEALIHASRQRPEVHSEIAVTFAHRPTPFSGMEEEMLKLYQAIEARLPGVERKIIQFIGSRLGEGTSTIAREFSLVSAFRIRKNVLLLDADRFNPCHHLFFPHSRNQGWQESVSRGQDIDSAIYRVEDTNLYIGQSSNTSTFTPEIFNSQSLETFWETLRHRFDLTVIDSTPLTKSPDALAIVPRVDGVVLVVEAEKTRWTVVESVKEQITKMGGNIIGIAFNKRRYHIPQFIYKRLK
- a CDS encoding AAA family ATPase — protein: MYLSYYGFNKGPFHITPDPEFLFLSPTHKEALGAIIYGIEQRKGFVAITGEVGVGKTTILRSYLEGQALPHTSKKKVIYVFNANLSFQSLLKVICSELGVVPKTEDAFETVNELHKTLIEEYKQGNNVVLILDEAQNVPVETLENLRMLSNLETSKEKLIQMILIGQPEFQAKLGLDKLRQLNQRIAIRSNIVPLSREESIMYIRHRLSLVTDRWEGVFTRRAMDLIVDEAKGIPRVINILCDNTLIAGLGYQAKPVGRRIVREVIADYKGRRRMLRLRWGIALAALLVLGASALLLAPVKGFLPEIRAFRDRAVSTVSDAARMAPVTGTPTRMPVPVDAAKPEIPQTGNAEVSKNTPTVEPQPRLDQSESAQTVSAPPPVRSEAYSGAVGVAGATVHQPAGNPPVSADQVPSVFRRDESAPARTIEVPSRIIKRGETLSSIIRDTYGVVNAHLFELIRQNNPQITDADRILAGGQLFLPRISQPPERAEAAVPGVVR